The following DNA comes from Metopolophium dirhodum isolate CAU chromosome 8, ASM1992520v1, whole genome shotgun sequence.
CCCCTAACATTTGATTTTGCCGCtcctttgccccccccccctataatttaatgttgaacattttcatCTAAGCTGAAAATGCATCTTATTAATTTGTTCTGTTATCGCtgattagattatttttaagtataatttgttgatttttattggGTTTCGGggcaatatttctatttttataatccATGCGATATTAATATGATTCCTGTTGCGCCTATGACGGTGATGCCTGTCCCCTGATGTGTgtcataataatcatatttctaactaataactaatggtatgttgatatttagatataatcataataataatacaaaataaataattttaacgaaataaattgcatttattggtttttattttaataggtaataccaATATGTTgctatttagatatttaaaaatccctctctttatttatttaattgcaaTGAATGTACATACAACACATTCGTATGTCATAAGTCATATAAccttattacaaattaatataaaacatattataagtactttaagttataccttatacctacttTGGATtccattattatgttaaaaatatgtaagtaaataaagacattttatttattaattatttaatttttttttttttttttgataatttggtattatagcatattatacccTAATCATTTTTAGCaatactttctgaatatatgatttaatgcaAATTAGTGGGTGATCAAGTAGCGATACATAAATGccctaccaaaaaaaaatttgccccCGTATCGTCcccttaataaaaaatatgtggtGCCGCCACtgcttatattaataaatgtaggtacctaaattattatttttatatattattattgttaaaaatgtattgaaattttcaattattctattattagcCATTAGCAATACATGACTGATCGGTAATAGACATGAATAATAGGTACGCAGAAAACAAAAGCTGGAAGACCCTCTGTtctagatataaatattatattaaaatataatatctcattattttttcactaattaagttacgtatatattatactagacaTGTTTCAGATAAGAcagattaacaatattattgtgataatattgatatcaaTATACAATTAGGTATGTTGACAAATGTCGACAATGCTCgttatttggaattttttaaaaaatagttcacAGACAAAGTTCAGTGTCCCTCTACCCCAGAAAACATATTCATGACTCATAGATTTTCCTCTCAgagaaaaaatatcaagtagcATGctaagttttttattatttgtcatgtGGTATCACAACTGAGGCGTAAACCATAATAGAATAACTTTCATGAGTGGCTTAAGTCTTGAAGAGTGTTGGCCTAGCTCATGATTGGTCCTTGTACACACTGACTTCCATTTGGCacctataaatgtatacaataaacattagaattgaaaaattttaatttaaaagaacaCGGCATACAAGAAACAATTGACAAGCCTCAAAATATTCTCAACAAATATTGTCGGCATTCATAGCTCTCCGCCAATGATTCTATATAATCATTAACCATATAAGGTAATgggaatataattttaatatacatacttatacaatatacataaatataaataatagatgtTATACCTAGGTTGTAAATCTTAAGTTGTTCCACACATCTTACACATCTTACTCCTTCCAAAAAAGTGTTCACTGCAGACTTTCCAATCTTTATTCTTTGGGTATTTGTACTAGAATTTGCGTCAACCAAATTTTCTTTGTATTTTACATCATCTGAGGGGTATGAATGTTATCAATACCTAAAACCAATAAAGATTAAGAAGACAAAtccataatatacttaaaatatgattattacgaTTAGGAAGTATTAAGAAAACTTATagtaaatgtgtatattattttttaatatagaatctttgtttttaagaatttgaaatattttatgggtAGAATCCAcactaaatttataatacttttttgataaaatgcACACTAAAGGACGACCTTATAGACAACCCAAATaggttattgttataatattatcaacagcACTGTCATTGTCGTCTCGTTATTTATCACTTACAAATGTAtgcttttaaattttgttcttttaaaaaataataaataattagaataaaaataattaaatattaatgccaTGTCCCTTAGAAAGGTGTTAAATGTGTCCCTTTCATTGATTCATTACCATCATGTTTCAATAAGATACGTGTAATAgctgttaattatatttataaatataaaaaattctattattatatataaattttatatgtcGGAAGCATATCAGGATTAAGCCTCAAAGTCTACCACAAACTTTCTATCCTTTGAGTATGTACATTAAATACCATCATTGTAATCAAGTGGTAGAACGCATACGACAAGCGTCCCGTAACCGCTAGTCATTatgattacatattacatttgtaCCAAAAATTatgttcttttaaaaaaattatagtgtatTTCAAGTATgagatttattaaatattaaagaagaTTTTTCCGACAAAATATATACAGAAAAaatatacgttattatattattattaccatcaacACAAACCACTTgcaaaatagtattaaatcaATGTAAGCTAAAACCATTAAGAGAAAACCATTGTAGAAAATGTGTGGCAATTGGCATTCAAGAattgattaaaacaataatagaaaGAAAAttcttcaaacatttttaaaaatggtcgtataaggaatatattatggagaatatattatttaataactttattcCCTATGATATTAATTctaatctaattttattttacacctGTAATATAAGAGTTtttgtaagaaaaatatttttataggtacctgtaatatttttttttttttttaataaaataaaaaatgtattttaaattaattgtttaatagttattttataatgaatatattataataatatttggattaATTTTTCAAAGCTTTTGTACTTTTAAGTATGGCCCCTTATAAAATACTCCAAGGGCCTTTGGTATGCCTGGCTGATActgatacaaaaatgtatagaaaaaataaagtgTGTAAAAACTGTGTTGTttgttacttaaaaatgttaatgaagTACATTGTcaaggtattaaataataagattatCAAACTAATGATAAGAAGGTTTATGAATGTCATTGCACCAAACAATATCAGTTTAGTCAGTCTCCATTAGCTACTTTACTTGTGAGTGTCAGTTACTTTAACTTTATTCGCGTTGTACGTTGAAATTATTATGACAGACAAAAGAAATAATACTAACAGTGTTAATTTGAAATGTCTAGTGAAACTCTGGATATCTGCAACAGAAAGAATAGTTTGTTCACAGGTGTATATGCAATATCATTTGTGAAATTTGTTGAATTAAGATAAGTCagaatctattatatttaatttatggttatggatatcaatacaaatatccaatgatttaaattctgataaaaTTATCCgagaataaaaagtaaaattaaatttcttcacAAGTAGCTTAGCTACGaagtacaaaatgtttaaaaagtaagctctttgaaataattatattaattaatttttttgacatcaTGCATTGCATTGCTGTTTTTTAACTatgaaattataagtattaatataatttatgacttAAAAAAGCTCATTTATTACATTACTTTATAATTTGAGGCTAAAGtagaatacaaaaattattaattgttagtaacaaagaatgattttttctcacaaatataaataaaaagaacaTGTTTATTGTGTACCATATAAAATTGTAcgtgtaattataaattgtatacatacatacaatataatggtTGATATTGGTAATAGGAGAAATAATTTGTAGAAAaaagtttgtatttattattggttgccattggttattcgggcTAATCATgtacaagcccggattaaggggggggggggaagtccCTGGGGCCCACGTGTGTAAAGGGCCCATAGTCTTCTCGGCTTAAAATTACATCGAGTGATAATTTTCACTTTTTATAGTAtctacaagaatatttttatttttaattttttttcttgtttgaaCTAACATGCGATGGGGCCCGTCGACCGTGTTTACCACCTATAGCATGGCAAGTGGAGACACATAGCGTCATAGCCAGGTTTGTGTGTATAGGGAATCTTTAAGTGACACAAGATAGGCATGCCATTCTGAGGCTTGCCGTGCACtcactattaattataaaactatattaactgTACTTTTTGAAATATCTGATAGCAAAAATGAAAATGgggatacaaaatataatgcaaaggtgttgttgaaaaaaatgttgaaaaaagaaACGGGCTATTTGTGTCTATTTTGGAATGACACATCACAACATTGTAATAAAGTATCTATTGATTTACAAAGCAAAagcaatgatattttaaaagctGTGAATttgttgaaaagtttaaaaaatgttgtttcaaGTTTAAGGGATTCAAACATGGTCCTTGAACATTGGGTTGGAGAGTTTTGCTCCCAAATAagtatcatttattatataaagataaaaataaaagaaaaattatataaaaatgtcctGATGGTAACAATAAAACTTTAACTGCACTTAGTGGTATTGATAAATTTCAGGTTGAAACCCATCATGTAATAGTTTATCAATTTTGCTCAGAACTGGACAAAAGAATAAATGCATATAGTGTAgtagttgaaaattttttattcttaactaGACTACATGTTGAGTCTACTATTGATGTTGAGGAAAGTGTTAACAAATTCATTAGTGTATATAAAGATGATGTTGATGATTCAATAAAGTATGAAATAGTACATTTCAAGCAGTTTTGGGATCAGTTAAAACCAACATTTGATGGAAGTGATGTACTCAAGATATTTGAATGGATAACTGaatgtaatgttattaatattttccctAACATTCATATTGCTTTAAGAATATATCTTACCATTCATGTTGCTAATTGTACTGCAGAGagagcatttttaaatgtttttattctatgtttttaatatttttattcttattaattatcatatattatcatttattattattattattatcatatttaaataaaaaggtttaaatttgttttattgtatacctacttggtaGCGGTGTCGTATGCTATCTACGCACTGAATGTTATCTACACATTGCTATTTACGTATAAATTATGTCGTATGCTATCTACGCACAATTAaagttgaaaagtatttttcatatcaataaaaaatgtttcgaaCGTATTTGTTGTGTTTATGCAGCGCCACCATTCTTCTTTAAGCTGCCTTTCCAGCAAATTAGTGGCACCATACGATTTTATACCATATTTCACCCTTATATGTCGCCAATAACATTCCATAGTTTGAGTTTCAGCTCCTGTTTGTGGatcaatgaaattaattttatgatttacggTATTGTGGATATAGCCATGATCGTTTAAACAGCTGTAAAAAATGGTCGTCCCTGGCTCAATTTCTCTTTTAATAATTGGAAGCAAAGTGGCGCGGTCTCTTTTTTGAACGATAAACAATCGACGTTCCACTATATTATCACGTCTACAACACATTCCAAACACCCACGGCCCCTGTACGCGTACACCGTAATTTCGATTAGTTAATTCAGTATCAGTATCAGAACTGCTAGATCCTGATTCTACAATTTCTTCTCTAGGTTGACGATCTCCTAGAAGGTATTATAGCATACGACACTAGTATTCAGTGCGTAGATAGCATACGACACCACTACCacctacttttataattttaaagaattgtttttattgatggGGGACCACAAAAGTGTATTGGCCCCTGGGCCCCTGAAggtcttaatccgggcttgatcATGTACAACATTACTTGCCAAGGTGGAGGAGTTGAACTTTGTCCACGATCTGACAGTTGGGTGGCTGAGTTGAATTACACCCAAAATAactcatatcatattattttaagagttttctttttttactggcaacaaagtgcacgggataagttagtttatatataatggACTACACTACTACagagtattatataaaaaacttaatatttgtatacttttatagaAAAACTTACTCAATAATGAACATGCAAAATAACTTATTGGTTTAATAAGTTAGATATATTcagcaataatatatatattttattttaatgaaatattactcATTTGAATGTCtccattgaatttaaaataacatctaAAACATCTAAAATAGTAATTagaaatgtaaaaactaaaatgtttatatttactcACTTATGCTATATATAACTGGACTTACTgagtaaattaaattgtttacaatgaatttaaataaCAGTTGAATGAAGAATAATTTCATAAATGAACGGATTCTCCAAATATCTCCAAAAAGTGTTTTTCATTATGATATCAAAATCTTGTCACAAACTACAAATTAAGAatgacaaaaatacattttaattatttcaataataaaaataacaatttaagaacatataatagtatatacctacctgaaTCTGCTAATCCAGCTTTATGTAAGTCAATTGTTTATAATTCtatgcaaattaaattattgagcttttgaaacttgaaactattactatttactaaccATTTGATCCtatggaataaaatatattgtattctacATTAAAATTATGACATTTGATACTCCTACCATATGATATATATTCGGTGGTATTAACCCCATGAGGCCATGACAAATTATACAGGTATGTCAGCAATATTACCGGTTTAGAAACAAATCGCGCACCCACCCTCCGCCCAGCCATGTACTGTGACGTAAGCTTTTCTCTCATTGGTCCACTGCCGTCACTGCCGCAATAGCAGCCGCCGCCGAAGACTCCACCACCACTCCGACGGTCAACCTGTTGGAGAAATGCTTACGTCACAGACATGCGTATCACGAGTTGCTGACATACCCATATTTTATCTATGGACATACCACTATAATTTGTCGTGATTAACCCGAAGAGGACATTTAGCACTGATCatgactaaatagtaaataaacagGCATGATCGCTAGATAACTGCACGCATATTTTATACTTCCCCAGacttgaaataaaaactaatatcatGGAGAAAAATGTTATTCccacaacaatttattatataggaatTTTACTGTTACTGCCAAGTCTGGGGGGAAAATGCGCAGTGATAggaaaaattggttttttggtGATCATGCCTGTTTATTTAGTCATGACTCACGCCACTGatcatttcatacattttatatttatttgaatatgataataatatatcattatactaatatttaatactactatattaatatacttataaatactaCTAATTGAGTTATGGAGCAATACAGTTATAACAAAGATTATAACCGTTCGGTttagtataaaaacatttttacattatataataatgggttatttatttatatactacagaaaaatgtataataacttaattaattaactacatAAGTAATTTTCAATGAAATATATACCAACCTAAGTTGTTCagtctatactctgttcaaaataagacgATGACCcggcggcgaccagtttttGTCGGGCGGCGGTCAGACTCCACCCATGAGCATCGATCACGTGACCGAGGCTCTGGTGGGATGTGCACGCCGCGTGAAGTGGATGTGCGTGCGTGCGTCATGCATACGGCGCTGGCGAATGTGCGTATGTGCGTTGTGCATTATTTGGTGGGTTTTATTGGAATGTGCGTCCCTTAGAGGACAAAAAGAACAACTAAAAGAACACCTGCTTGATATCCCCCTGCAGGATGTGCGTCGGCAGCACTATCTTACATTGTACATTTCACTGATACAACGCATTTGTGCTGTGATCTCTGTTGTAACACCACCGTATTTGCTTATATTTGTCTCTGTGTAATAACTATaccatactatttttttattttttttattacgttgTTTACAAATTTTACGTAAATCAATTTACAATGAGTGATCGTTTAGATGAGGTTCCTGAAATGGAGAATATGGACGATACTATTTCACCAAAAAGAATAAATGTACCAGGAAAAGTGAGTAGacaattgaaattttcaatttttctaagtatttttttttaaataacgataaaaattttTTGGTTGActagaaaattttgaaaatttaatacaaggtttcttataagttgttctcatagtgataaaaaaaaatccaaaatcgttagtcacaatttttttttataagtgcttaaagttcaaatttatacgAAGTATGTCAAAATTGCGAAAATTTGCAAGTAATTTTGTGgttgaaaaatcataaaatttttttcttttagaactaagtttttaaaatttggtacAAGGTTCtccataagtttttctttaaatatctgtaaaaaaaactcTACCGGACTAAGACAAAAAATTTTTAGGAGTGTttgaaagttaaatttttacaaaaccgCGTTAAATAACGGTTTAGCCCCaaacgatttttgatatttgttattattcaaaaagtataagtcgtagaaacttgaaaattttaccagttgtttaaatttacattttctttatacagttttattttcaaaatatttcactaatttttaatctatttataggcatttgaaataatcgattttctttgattttttttttataaatgttaataaaaaaaattaagctgggacaaaatacttgaaaatttaatagaagggtCCACATAAGTTGTTCTAACTcccattcataaattataaaaatacataggcaacattttttttataagcatttaaagatcgaattttgacaaaatttatcaaatttaaaattgaataattattttgtatttaaaaatttataaaattttcaactttatagctaaggattgaaaatttaaaacaaggttccacgtaaataggttatatataaactactttatttacaataatatcattcaatatacttggtaatatcataggctgactgaccgttttcgctcagaatcgtttttcttatacaatgatagtatattcatttaatccattacagtgacccacttgtaacctactgtacagcagagcgacatccacttaccgaactttttttaaaatattttttattttaattttaggtgaTACTGAGTCGTCAAAAAATGATGATTGTCAATTTATACAAGGACTTAACAATGAAAAACCCAGATATGCAGTACAAGATAATGATGGCTGAAATTTCGAAAACATTGGGCATTGGCTTGAATTCAGTGCGTAAAATCATTTCTGAATATAAGACTACCGGAAGTGTCAAATCTCCTGATAAGAAACGCAGTAAGAAGTGCCTGTTCGAAAAGATTGACGATTTAGATCGAAATGCGTTACGTCAAAAGGTACATAGTTTTTGGTTAAGAAAAGAATTACCTACGATCGACAAAATTTTGGAAGCAGTGAATGACGATCCAGCGCTTCCCAATTACAAACGTACCAcgttgtatacaattataaaaaaattagactTCGTCTTCACTAAAAGGAAGAGATGCAGCGTTTTAACAGAGAGGGAAGACTTGCTTGTTTGGCGTCAAAACTACATCTACGACATTCGTAAATACCGAGAAGAAGGTCGCACGGTATACTACCTTGACGAAACCTGGGTAAATGCAGGTGATTGTGTTGAGAAATTATGGGTCGACAAAACCATTCAGTCAAAACATGATGCGTTCAACAGAGGTCTGACAACTGGTGCGAAGAACCCGACAGGTACGGGTAAACGATTGATTGTGTTGCACATTGGGTCGCATAAAGGCTTTTTAGAAGGTGGCCTTTTATGTTTTCTGTCGAAGAAAAATAGTGGCGATTATCATGATGAAATGAATGGTGACCATTTTCATGAATGGTTTCAGTCAATAATTCCTCGTCTCGAACAAAACTCGGTCATTGTGATGGACAACGCCCCATACCATTCAGTAAAGACTGAAAAAATACCGACATCTTCATCAAAAAAGGACGACATTTTATTGTGGTTGAAATCAAAAGGTGTTGTTATTGATAGGCCAATGTTTAAACCACAATTGCTCACAAAGGTCAGAGAAATAAAATCCAAGTATACGTCATATGTTGTCGACAACATGGCAAAAGACGCCGGGCACACAGTATTAAGATTACCACCTTACCACTGTGAGCTAAACCCAATTGAATTAGCATGGGCAATGGTGAAAACctatgttaaacaaaataatacgacATTCAAAATTGATGACGTTAGAGTTCTCTTAAACACTGCAATTGAACGTGTTACCAGTGAAAACTGGCAAAATTTCATTCAACACGTGATAAAGGAGGAGGAGAAAATGACCGAAGTCGACCGAAATATGGACGAAATTATTGACAACTTGGAACCCTGCGTACTCACAATAACAGGCGAGACTTCCGATTCTTccgatttttaattgtatataatttgtaaaaattgttttaatttattatgtaatttattttgtatacacatttgtgataattattttgacgATCGTTTTagagatttataatatatatattaaatacaattatattgtgtttaaaaaataatataaacaaaaatagttttaatttatgaattacgtatacgtattttttttttatatttatattaccctattgttaataaacaaattaatatttcaattatgttTACTTAATATCATGGTCtaagtatatgataaaaaatatacattaaaatattatattacagtgttCGTAAACCGCCTGGCGACCGCGGCAGAGACATACAAACAAAAcgcataatgtattttaaattattttaactcatCAACAGTCGATACTAGACTAATTGGTGCTCCCGTCGGCGGAGTCGCGTTTGGTGCTACTATAGAACAAAAGCCACGCCCATGCGCACAACTCGGCCGCCGGGTCATcgtcttattttgaacagagtatacaTTCACAGTAATAGATTGTTTGATGATGGAAATTCATGTTGGTATTTGATTTGAGAACTTTAAGAGTTGTCATGGCATTTATCATTTGAAGGCCTCCAATGAAATTGTAAATGTTTGGAtaacaaaatttgaatacaatttttgaacttaTTATTCCACATTCCGCCTTTTCTGAATAACAATTAGCCAGCTGTAGCATTGTAAACTCTCCACATACACAGTCAATTGTCTCATACTTGCAACTGAAATATCTACCTAAActgagtaaaaatatatacttataagcaAGTTGTCtacttcatatattatcaattatcatacaaaaaaattcgtactagtattaaaaacttatgaaaatatttaccttaattttaatattattaaaataaatactaaatgtcCAAATGTCCAAATGTAAAATCATTTGTAGGGTTCTAAAAGACCACTTCCAGTGTATGCAACAGGTTTCAGTGAATCCAACCGGTGTCAAACACTCAAACGTATCATATTCCGTACGTCCAGATTTGTTGACTGGATTCGTTGTGTAGGAGCAGTAGCTGTTAATTAATTTGGAttgaataaatgaataattattgaatactaCGCAGAGTAGACAAAAAACAAGCGTCACTTAAAAACGATTGTCGCCTGAACTGTTGAAGCAGTGAGACATGCAATTTTACAGATCAGCAGATCATCAGATGATCACAGATCTGTGGTtatgatttgtttaaaattctgggaaAGAAAATTTCGTTGACATTTGTTGAGAATTTTAATACTGAGTGGTCAATGGTTATCGAGGGGGGTGCTAATCGGCGCGAACCGATGTTGGCAATATTGGGGTATCGGAATTCCGATATTATCGGTTATAGGTTTATGTAATAGAGGTGTGTCCACTGTCCAGGCGTGGGTTTGAACCACTATAATATGGTACTCaaaataagcattttaaattaaaaacaagatattataaatttattttttgaattaacaGCCAACaggttaaaacaaaaaaacataaccGAACattgaaatatgaatataactGCGTTGAGTCGTGAGCCAAGAGACTAATAGAGTCCGCGAGTGAATGTTTCCGTTTTATGAGGTGTGCCTACTGCCTATgtcttataactatattatatcggtgaatattatgattaactgtaaatattaaaaaatatattaaaaattcccttaaaaaaatgtgtatgcacgtgtaagtacaattttttcttataattggGTCTGTCTTCAATTCTTATATCCTGGCCACGtatctgttttattatttaagattcaagatcgatatttttaaaaaataaaatgaacatttCATCgtcattaataaattgtacttcGAACAAAACAGTTCTACCTTATGGAgcatttatatgtaaattttattacaatactattgtacctacctgttgttttattaattttgtgggCGAAAccagtttaatttaaaaagtgcaCCCTTAGTTACCATCGCCTCACTAGAGAATGACGCTCTATACATTTATTGGAATTTTGAGATGCTATAATGTAgggatgtttattttatcattattttttgaacacTAGACATTAGACAATACAGTCAGCTTGTCTAAATCTCGACATATAAAtatctgatattatattattaatcaggTAAAGCCActgaagtgtataatataatactgttcaGTGAGTAAAGCCAATGTTATACAATTCCAACCACTGAACTGTATAGAAtgtgtttattgttttattcatatGTCGTCCTTACTCCTTATACgt
Coding sequences within:
- the LOC132950366 gene encoding uncharacterized protein LOC132950366, with protein sequence MSDRLDEVPEMENMDDTISPKRINVPGKVILSRQKMMIVNLYKDLTMKNPDMQYKIMMAEISKTLGIGLNSVRKIISEYKTTGSVKSPDKKRSKKCLFEKIDDLDRNALRQKVHSFWLRKELPTIDKILEAVNDDPALPNYKRTTLYTIIKKLDFVFTKRKRCSVLTEREDLLVWRQNYIYDIRKYREEGRTVYYLDETWVNAGDCVEKLWVDKTIQSKHDAFNRGLTTGAKNPTGTGKRLIVLHIGSHKGFLEGGLLCFLSKKNSGDYHDEMNGDHFHEWFQSIIPRLEQNSVIVMDNAPYHSVKTEKIPTSSSKKDDILLWLKSKGVVIDRPMFKPQLLTKVREIKSKYTSYVVDNMAKDAGHTVLRLPPYHCELNPIELAWAMVKTYVKQNNTTFKIDDVRVLLNTAIERVTSENWQNFIQHVIKEEEKMTEVDRNMDEIIDNLEPCVLTITGETSDSSDF